In the genome of Leptospira saintgironsiae, one region contains:
- a CDS encoding ubiquinone/menaquinone biosynthesis methyltransferase: protein MPSSDTKADFVRVNFNRIASKYDRFNDCSSFFLHRFWKNKLVEEIETETKGPIKVLDLCCGTGDISIRLERSQRVESLLSLDFSENMLEVAKTRLEAPINQGRVKIEWGDATNLSKVKSESLDAVSIGFGLRNVNDLGKALSEIYRVLKPGGVFANLDVGKVKNPFIKAFADFYFFRIVPLLGYVLWGGKNEMFDYLPVSSLYYPDQEGLKSKLEQTGFEKVRYTNFVFGNSVLHIGKKPNRP from the coding sequence ATGCCTTCTTCAGATACGAAGGCGGATTTCGTTCGAGTAAATTTCAACAGGATCGCTTCCAAGTATGATCGTTTCAACGATTGTAGTAGCTTCTTCTTACATAGATTTTGGAAGAATAAATTGGTAGAAGAGATCGAAACTGAAACCAAGGGCCCAATCAAAGTTTTAGATCTATGTTGCGGAACTGGAGACATCTCCATTCGTCTAGAAAGGTCCCAAAGAGTGGAATCTTTACTAAGCCTGGACTTCTCCGAAAACATGTTAGAAGTCGCAAAGACAAGATTAGAAGCACCGATCAACCAAGGCAGAGTAAAGATAGAATGGGGAGATGCCACCAATCTTTCCAAAGTGAAAAGTGAAAGCCTGGATGCAGTCAGCATAGGTTTTGGTTTGAGAAATGTGAATGATCTAGGCAAAGCGTTATCAGAAATTTATAGAGTACTCAAACCTGGCGGAGTATTTGCAAACCTGGACGTGGGAAAGGTCAAAAATCCTTTTATAAAAGCATTCGCTGATTTCTATTTTTTTAGAATTGTTCCTCTTTTAGGTTATGTACTATGGGGGGGCAAAAATGAAATGTTCGATTATTTGCCGGTTTCTTCTTTATATTATCCTGACCAAGAAGGTTTGAAATCCAAATTGGAACAAACAGGTTTCGAGAAAGTCAGATATACCAATTTTGTATTCGGGAATAGCGTTCTTCATATAGGAAAAAAACCTAATCGACCGTAG
- a CDS encoding DUF1574 family protein produces MKRIPLLHRKILWIPLGIAALLLVWDRVFSSEKVRPYTETGAEYYFYNMKDKVLSTMKKETDSKKEDQKVLTFFGTSHMGEFSLVEFEKESPGLIVYNLSGPSAPYSFHNFTLEKLLSKKIPLDYAILEYYPDSGTDFANRYPLRYSYDFPFFLRYWNIFSTNEWDSFLKAKVFRTSVFPPRFKEAFSRIKNPGEVQQLVFIRNILINESDKFKGGIPNGLLANTPEDKLGSESERIFNESYKNFKSSKVQEYFLRNFLKTARENHIRVILWTPLLYSTFSEKVRSAPFFQEWIELRDKLIQEYPETLVLDMEEYRSRMKCQKFIDPHHLSGGCYAEPTRFLIEFLQEKGNLPKTK; encoded by the coding sequence ATGAAAAGAATTCCTTTGTTACATCGCAAAATTCTTTGGATCCCTCTTGGGATTGCTGCCCTACTTCTTGTATGGGACAGGGTATTTTCTTCTGAGAAGGTAAGACCTTACACTGAAACTGGTGCAGAATATTATTTTTATAATATGAAAGATAAGGTTCTTTCTACCATGAAGAAAGAAACCGATTCCAAAAAAGAAGACCAAAAAGTCCTTACATTTTTTGGGACTTCTCATATGGGAGAATTCTCACTTGTAGAATTTGAAAAAGAAAGTCCGGGTCTGATCGTGTATAACCTTTCAGGGCCTTCTGCACCTTATTCTTTCCATAATTTCACTTTGGAAAAACTTCTTTCTAAAAAAATTCCTTTGGACTATGCGATTTTAGAATATTATCCTGATTCAGGAACAGACTTCGCTAATAGATACCCATTACGTTATTCTTATGATTTTCCATTTTTCTTAAGGTATTGGAATATATTCTCCACGAATGAATGGGATAGTTTTTTAAAAGCAAAAGTTTTCCGAACTTCTGTATTCCCCCCAAGATTTAAAGAAGCTTTTTCCAGGATCAAAAATCCAGGGGAAGTCCAACAACTTGTGTTCATTCGAAATATTCTGATAAACGAATCTGATAAATTTAAAGGCGGGATCCCAAATGGTCTTTTGGCGAATACTCCGGAAGATAAATTAGGATCGGAATCAGAAAGAATATTTAACGAGTCTTATAAAAATTTCAAAAGTTCTAAAGTACAAGAATACTTTCTTAGAAATTTCTTAAAAACAGCGAGAGAGAATCATATTAGAGTAATCTTATGGACTCCATTGCTGTATTCTACATTCTCCGAAAAAGTCAGATCCGCTCCGTTCTTCCAAGAATGGATAGAATTAAGAGATAAACTTATCCAAGAATATCCGGAAACTTTGGTATTAGATATGGAAGAATATCGTTCCAGAATGAAATGCCAAAAATTCATAGATCCACATCATCTCAGCGGTGGATGTTATGCAGAACCTACTAGATTTCTGATAGAATTTTTGCAGGAAAAGGGAAACCTTCCTAAAACAAAATGA
- a CDS encoding ExbD/TolR family protein: protein MRKSILKEEDPGIDLTSFIDVVFILLVFVMLAVSFRKEIRSIPLELPKVGQGEDPKGERVEFALLQDGSYRIGDEKVQRAGLEEKLKQGLVKEKEVRFFADKTANYEEIVKVLDLLSRSGASSLELAVQGQK from the coding sequence ATGAGAAAGTCGATTTTAAAGGAAGAAGATCCAGGAATAGACCTGACCAGTTTTATAGACGTAGTATTTATACTTCTGGTGTTCGTAATGTTGGCAGTAAGTTTCCGAAAAGAGATCAGATCTATTCCATTAGAACTTCCTAAAGTAGGACAGGGAGAAGACCCAAAGGGTGAAAGAGTAGAATTTGCACTTTTGCAAGATGGCTCCTATAGAATTGGAGATGAAAAAGTCCAAAGAGCAGGCTTAGAAGAGAAATTAAAACAAGGCCTTGTCAAAGAAAAAGAAGTCCGTTTTTTTGCGGATAAAACTGCAAACTACGAAGAGATCGTAAAAGTATTAGATTTGTTGAGCAGGTCTGGTGCTTCTTCCCTGGAACTTGCTGTCCAAGGCCAGAAATAA
- a CDS encoding MBOAT family O-acyltransferase — protein sequence MIFTSTLFFVFFLIVYVLYWTWDSRKYREWILLIASLVFYASWNPPFLLHLLGIIFLNYLFLKPIAKTKSKKLLTIIVLIDLINLGIFKYFYFVSDNLFYVTNLSLFNTSTFSFRIILPLAISFYTFQVMAFVIDVYRGKVEELPNFFHFTLFLLFFPQLVAGPIMRAKDFFPRLENLRIHKTAIFTGLFLIGLGACKKILIADNLGTLIDPVFLRPREYGSGSLLLATIGFTWQVYSDFSGYTDVAKGCALLFGFNIPRNFNAPFFSKNIHELWRKWHITLGTWLKDYIYIPLGGSRGSEARTNINQTITFALGGLWHGANWTFLAWGLSHGFFLFVERTLERKGIRILPTAGKFFHWVRVFWTYSLFALAAVFFRSINISDSFYFFESWFYHIRPEQANTLSFNLAIPYIIGGIIFHAAEAPARYPLWFQRNRTKLLLAFLLIGALIFGNYAGKGQDFIYFAF from the coding sequence ATGATCTTTACCTCCACTTTATTTTTCGTATTCTTCCTCATCGTTTATGTTCTCTACTGGACATGGGATAGCCGCAAATACAGAGAATGGATCCTATTAATAGCATCTCTAGTATTTTACGCTTCTTGGAATCCACCTTTCCTTTTACATTTATTAGGAATCATATTCTTAAATTATCTTTTCCTAAAACCAATTGCTAAAACAAAAAGTAAAAAGTTACTTACGATCATCGTTTTGATCGACTTGATCAATTTAGGAATATTCAAATATTTTTATTTTGTTTCGGACAATCTTTTCTACGTCACGAACTTATCCTTATTCAATACGAGCACATTCTCTTTCAGGATCATTCTTCCTTTAGCGATCAGCTTTTATACATTCCAAGTAATGGCATTCGTGATAGATGTGTATCGAGGAAAAGTAGAAGAGCTTCCAAACTTCTTCCATTTTACTTTGTTCTTATTATTTTTCCCTCAATTGGTCGCAGGACCTATCATGAGAGCGAAAGATTTTTTTCCAAGACTGGAAAATTTGAGAATTCATAAAACTGCGATCTTTACAGGACTATTCCTAATTGGACTAGGCGCTTGTAAGAAGATACTGATTGCAGACAATTTAGGTACTTTGATCGATCCTGTATTTTTAAGGCCTAGAGAATACGGAAGTGGTTCCTTACTTTTAGCTACAATAGGATTTACTTGGCAGGTATATTCTGACTTCTCCGGATACACCGATGTTGCCAAAGGCTGTGCTTTATTATTCGGATTTAATATTCCAAGAAACTTCAATGCTCCATTCTTCAGTAAGAATATCCACGAACTTTGGAGAAAATGGCATATAACTCTCGGCACTTGGCTTAAAGATTATATCTATATTCCTTTAGGTGGAAGTAGAGGTTCAGAAGCCAGAACCAATATCAACCAAACGATCACTTTCGCTTTGGGTGGTTTATGGCATGGAGCCAATTGGACTTTTTTAGCTTGGGGACTTTCTCATGGATTCTTCTTATTTGTAGAAAGAACCTTGGAAAGAAAAGGTATAAGGATTTTACCCACAGCAGGAAAATTTTTCCATTGGGTTCGAGTTTTTTGGACCTATTCGTTATTTGCTCTCGCAGCTGTATTCTTCCGTTCTATTAATATAAGTGATTCATTTTATTTCTTTGAAAGTTGGTTCTATCATATTCGTCCCGAGCAGGCAAATACTCTATCTTTCAATTTAGCAATTCCTTATATTATAGGCGGAATTATTTTCCATGCTGCGGAAGCACCAGCACGCTATCCTCTTTGGTTCCAAAGAAATAGGACCAAACTTTTACTTGCCTTCCTTTTGATCGGAGCTTTGATCTTTGGAAATTACGCAGGCAAGGGACAAGATTTCATCTACTTTGCATTTTAG
- a CDS encoding HAD family hydrolase: MSVLVVFDIDGTLTDTVSLHRKAFHEVLISFGLPGLGSEIKEYKHHTDSSIFKEIYTSFKTDWDEKVSKKFEEELAQNIKEKFQKGISEISGAKVFLERLRSAKIPFGYATGSFYRPAFLKLKDCGLPLDVPLATASSFYERESIVQSVVEESCKKYSKSFSKTICFGDGIWDSKTARNLGLEFIGITEDPKLHSEWKYQNIHHVFRDYSDGLSILSAVLSFCD, from the coding sequence ATGTCTGTTTTAGTCGTATTTGATATAGATGGAACATTAACGGATACCGTTTCTTTACACAGAAAAGCTTTCCATGAAGTTTTGATCTCTTTCGGACTGCCTGGTTTAGGTTCCGAAATAAAAGAATATAAACACCATACAGATTCGAGTATATTCAAAGAAATTTATACATCTTTTAAAACAGATTGGGATGAAAAGGTTTCTAAAAAATTCGAAGAAGAGTTGGCCCAAAATATAAAAGAGAAATTTCAAAAAGGAATTTCGGAAATTTCGGGAGCAAAAGTTTTTTTAGAAAGGCTTAGGTCTGCAAAGATCCCTTTTGGATATGCAACCGGATCTTTTTATAGGCCTGCATTCTTAAAATTAAAAGACTGTGGACTTCCTTTGGACGTACCTCTTGCAACTGCTTCTTCTTTTTATGAAAGGGAATCCATCGTTCAGTCTGTAGTTGAAGAATCTTGTAAAAAGTATTCTAAAAGTTTTTCCAAGACGATTTGTTTTGGAGACGGGATTTGGGATTCTAAAACCGCTCGAAACTTAGGTTTGGAATTTATTGGTATTACAGAAGATCCAAAACTTCATTCCGAATGGAAGTACCAGAACATACATCATGTATTTCGGGATTATTCAGACGGTCTTTCTATTCTTTCTGCGGTTTTAAGTTTTTGTGACTGA
- a CDS encoding LruC domain-containing protein: MKKFLALAMIAGFVYNCSHKKNGLLLPFFFLGSQHTATGGVPGNSGSPGVVFVPGDGSGNPVTPPADNTDNNGGSTTTPSDSNSNSGSGNSNSGSSGSSGSTGGSNNSSDQTSSNSNTSDSSNTSGSSSGNSGSSNDSNSGNSGSSSSPSDTANNSGNSSSGSTGSGSSGSSSSNSGSGDNTSSNSNSGSSSSSSGSSNSSSGDSTANNGSSNSGNSGSSSDNTNNSSSGTPTVAVVVVEDPKGDPIFNYNTTINIPLNLTVLDNKSNVVSGATVLVYDENNNILFQGVSDSSGKVTGTLTVPTSVGNITVDISIGGESISQYISLQSVLGINRTIRYEVNLPTVQVADTDGDGVPDNTDIYPNDATRSTEIAYPAEGVFTVAYEDLYPSPGDADFNDYVIQFKNEEDLNSSGKIVRLRGKYQHVAKGAGYRHQLYIKLPVDVGASITYTLTQADGKVEVATNTVNVTAANLKSGYQIFDDSNKTIRGQNAHPGDVFKPGFIATVEITFNAPVERAKLGSFPYDLYAYVINTKQEIHFPGLYKNLLGTDKYLDITGFPWAILVPGTWKYPYERYDIRNPAETGYSEFNLWVSSGGKEYKTWYNNVTNESKAFPVPSNSSLLGYLFLSVKKFAIFYALGLVIAGGIAVYLLRKKQSLAA; this comes from the coding sequence ATGAAAAAGTTCCTAGCCTTGGCGATGATTGCCGGGTTCGTTTATAACTGCAGCCATAAGAAAAATGGCTTATTACTACCGTTTTTTTTCTTAGGAAGCCAACACACCGCAACCGGAGGAGTTCCGGGAAACAGTGGTAGCCCTGGAGTAGTATTTGTTCCAGGAGATGGTTCCGGAAATCCAGTAACCCCTCCTGCAGACAATACTGATAATAATGGAGGTTCAACCACTACCCCATCAGATTCCAATTCTAATTCAGGAAGCGGAAATTCTAATAGTGGATCTTCTGGTTCATCCGGCTCCACTGGCGGTTCAAACAATTCTTCTGATCAAACTTCTTCCAATTCGAATACATCAGATTCTTCTAATACATCCGGATCTTCTTCTGGAAATTCAGGAAGTTCTAATGATTCCAATTCTGGAAACTCTGGATCTAGTTCTTCTCCTTCTGATACAGCAAACAATTCTGGTAATTCTTCCAGTGGAAGTACCGGTTCTGGATCTTCAGGTTCCAGTTCTTCTAACTCTGGTTCAGGAGATAATACTTCTTCTAATAGTAATTCCGGTTCAAGTAGCTCATCTTCCGGTTCTTCGAATTCTTCCTCTGGGGATTCCACTGCAAACAATGGGTCTTCTAATAGTGGGAATTCGGGATCTTCTTCAGATAATACAAACAACAGTTCCTCGGGAACTCCTACAGTAGCTGTAGTAGTGGTAGAAGATCCAAAAGGAGATCCTATCTTTAACTATAATACTACGATCAATATTCCTTTGAATCTTACTGTATTGGATAATAAGTCTAATGTGGTTTCGGGAGCTACCGTTCTAGTATATGATGAGAATAATAATATACTATTCCAAGGAGTTTCTGATTCTTCTGGAAAAGTGACCGGAACATTAACTGTTCCAACTTCTGTAGGAAATATCACTGTAGATATTTCGATTGGTGGGGAATCTATTTCTCAGTATATCAGTTTACAATCTGTCCTTGGGATCAACAGAACAATTAGATATGAAGTAAATCTTCCTACAGTTCAAGTTGCTGACACTGATGGAGATGGAGTGCCTGATAATACAGATATTTATCCAAACGACGCAACTCGTTCGACAGAAATTGCTTACCCTGCAGAGGGAGTATTCACTGTCGCTTATGAGGATCTATATCCTTCTCCAGGTGATGCAGATTTTAACGACTATGTGATCCAATTCAAAAATGAAGAAGATCTAAACTCTTCCGGCAAGATCGTAAGGCTTAGAGGAAAATACCAACACGTTGCGAAAGGTGCAGGTTATAGACATCAGCTTTATATTAAGTTACCTGTTGATGTAGGCGCTTCTATCACTTACACACTGACCCAAGCGGATGGAAAAGTAGAAGTTGCAACAAACACTGTAAATGTAACTGCTGCGAACTTAAAATCAGGTTACCAAATTTTTGATGATTCTAATAAAACAATCAGAGGACAGAACGCTCACCCAGGTGATGTGTTCAAACCTGGATTTATCGCAACTGTAGAGATTACATTCAATGCTCCTGTAGAAAGAGCTAAGTTAGGGTCCTTCCCTTACGATCTTTATGCGTATGTGATCAATACCAAACAAGAGATCCATTTTCCTGGACTGTATAAGAACTTGCTTGGAACTGATAAATATTTGGACATCACAGGATTTCCTTGGGCAATCTTAGTTCCTGGAACTTGGAAATATCCTTATGAAAGATATGATATCAGAAATCCTGCGGAAACAGGATATTCAGAGTTCAATCTTTGGGTGTCTTCCGGCGGAAAAGAATATAAAACTTGGTATAATAACGTGACTAACGAGTCCAAAGCATTCCCAGTTCCAAGTAATAGCAGCCTACTCGGTTATCTGTTTCTCTCCGTGAAAAAATTTGCGATCTTCTATGCACTGGGACTAGTCATAGCAGGTGGAATCGCAGTTTATTTGCTGAGAAAAAAACAAAGTTTAGCAGCATAG
- a CDS encoding nucleotide pyrophosphohydrolase, which yields MNFDEAQKTVDDWIKTIGVKYFSELTNLAILMEEVGEFSRLVARKYGDQSFKKGEDPEGLSKELGDILFVLTCLANQMGISMEEAFKATLEKNSTRDKDRHKNNPKLKDL from the coding sequence ATGAATTTCGACGAAGCCCAAAAGACGGTAGATGATTGGATCAAAACCATCGGGGTTAAATATTTTTCAGAACTTACAAACCTAGCCATCTTAATGGAAGAAGTAGGAGAATTTTCCAGACTTGTAGCTAGGAAATACGGAGACCAATCTTTCAAGAAGGGAGAAGATCCGGAAGGTCTATCTAAGGAACTAGGAGATATACTTTTTGTTCTAACTTGTCTGGCAAATCAAATGGGAATTTCCATGGAAGAAGCTTTTAAGGCAACCTTAGAAAAGAACTCCACTAGAGACAAAGATCGTCACAAGAATAATCCTAAGTTAAAAGATCTTTAA
- a CDS encoding PrsW family glutamic-type intramembrane protease — translation MENWIFLGKPISAILAAWFYWDFYRKTYYSGQGTTFTTFAFFYGMIATGIALAWEVGVFDLFENYSAFSKAMLVGAIPEETSKAILIFLFLKQVKNSTNLADGLYFGLTLGASFGCIENVFYSFKLDFWQGLLRSGTSLPLHTFSGGILGFFILKFLQSRKGNFSGLDLISTFSFLVILHGLYNFLLIQGGLGTVYIPLILGLSFLILELLVVQAEVTLPFELLQAENLYVDDYSMIRKFSRYDSWLRAAQSKENIKEIPLLRDLSTIRSFISVILFGVPIFCLNFYLFVPEWIPYYLANISSLEFITLFMEYPAWLGFLFLLRGMINPSFFRERILKIPLFLSVNLGPEGDEEPSLAYSLSRKGFYSPVIREPELNKETTVSFYIAGRNFEKIPVVPVWKNFRPEDPEHESGALYRFPKIPWGLLTWRWFIRIKQQYRNTLDAFSVTKT, via the coding sequence ATGGAAAACTGGATTTTTTTAGGCAAACCAATCTCTGCGATTCTCGCCGCCTGGTTTTATTGGGACTTTTATCGTAAGACCTATTACTCCGGACAAGGAACTACATTTACAACGTTCGCATTTTTTTATGGAATGATCGCAACAGGGATCGCTCTTGCTTGGGAAGTAGGAGTATTCGACCTATTCGAAAATTATTCCGCATTCTCCAAAGCAATGCTTGTAGGAGCTATTCCAGAAGAAACTTCCAAGGCAATTCTAATCTTTCTATTCTTAAAACAGGTAAAAAATTCTACCAATCTTGCAGACGGACTCTATTTCGGTCTGACTTTAGGAGCCTCTTTCGGTTGTATAGAAAATGTATTCTATTCTTTCAAACTGGATTTTTGGCAGGGTTTACTCAGGTCAGGTACTTCTTTACCTTTGCATACTTTCTCAGGAGGTATATTAGGATTTTTTATTTTAAAATTCCTGCAATCTAGAAAAGGAAATTTTTCCGGTTTAGATCTGATCTCTACATTCTCCTTTTTAGTAATCCTTCATGGACTTTATAATTTTTTACTAATCCAAGGAGGACTGGGTACAGTTTATATTCCTTTAATCCTAGGACTTTCTTTTTTAATATTAGAATTACTCGTAGTCCAAGCAGAAGTGACGCTTCCATTCGAGTTATTACAGGCAGAAAATTTGTATGTGGATGATTATTCTATGATCCGCAAATTTTCAAGATATGATTCTTGGTTGAGAGCAGCTCAATCCAAAGAGAATATAAAAGAAATCCCTTTATTAAGAGATCTATCTACAATTAGATCATTTATTTCAGTAATCCTATTTGGAGTTCCTATCTTCTGCCTGAATTTTTATCTATTCGTTCCTGAATGGATCCCATACTATTTAGCAAATATTAGCTCTTTAGAATTTATCACACTCTTTATGGAATATCCCGCATGGCTCGGATTTTTATTCTTACTTAGAGGTATGATCAACCCTTCTTTCTTCCGAGAGAGAATTTTAAAAATCCCATTATTTCTTTCAGTAAATTTGGGACCAGAAGGAGATGAGGAACCAAGCCTCGCCTATTCTCTTTCCAGAAAAGGTTTTTATTCTCCAGTCATCCGAGAGCCGGAACTAAATAAAGAAACCACTGTTTCCTTTTATATAGCTGGAAGAAATTTCGAGAAGATACCTGTTGTGCCAGTTTGGAAAAATTTTAGACCGGAAGATCCAGAACACGAAAGTGGTGCGTTATACAGATTTCCAAAGATCCCTTGGGGCCTTTTAACCTGGAGATGGTTTATACGTATTAAGCAACAGTATCGAAATACATTAGATGCGTTTTCAGTCACAAAAACTTAA
- a CDS encoding MotA/TolQ/ExbB proton channel family protein: MKDLGFLQGLDWVSSLIILLSIWNLGTFIHVWSILPKRKESLKQNFLTENNPSIWEEKLSEVLFPIETKLSWMKHLAGISTMLGLLGTVLGISEAFSSLQAAGTVSLDAFAGGIKLALVTTILGLFVAIPSLFGFQFLKHRLLDLEREALSWLKIPPR, from the coding sequence ATGAAAGACCTAGGCTTTCTACAAGGATTGGATTGGGTTTCCAGCCTGATCATCCTTCTTTCCATATGGAATCTCGGAACCTTTATCCATGTATGGAGCATTCTTCCCAAAAGAAAGGAATCCTTAAAACAAAACTTCTTAACTGAAAACAATCCTTCCATCTGGGAAGAAAAACTTTCAGAAGTATTATTTCCCATTGAAACCAAACTTTCCTGGATGAAACATCTGGCAGGAATTTCAACAATGCTTGGACTTTTAGGAACTGTGCTCGGGATCTCTGAAGCATTCTCTTCTTTGCAAGCAGCAGGAACGGTAAGTTTGGATGCATTTGCAGGTGGGATCAAACTTGCACTAGTGACAACGATCTTAGGCTTGTTCGTGGCAATTCCTTCCTTATTCGGGTTTCAATTCTTAAAACATAGATTATTGGACTTAGAAAGAGAAGCTCTATCCTGGTTAAAGATCCCTCCTAGATAA